One window of the Sporomusaceae bacterium FL31 genome contains the following:
- a CDS encoding germination protein has translation MRTRTSYLLSLVFLLLLTIFIAGCAGTPAPQTPVQNQGSEQANPQSQSNNLANPPGTMRITIYHATKDAQNLVPEIQVVPNSDHPAKTAIERLIAGTKQPDLVSVVPPGTKLRGVSIKEHVAYVDFNDKLIKNNGGGSAGEVLLVAAIVNTLTEFPEVQKVQILVEGKKIDTISGHLDTSEPLSRSEKIIKK, from the coding sequence ATGCGCACAAGAACGAGCTACTTATTGTCGCTGGTATTCTTGCTTTTACTAACGATATTCATTGCAGGTTGCGCCGGGACTCCAGCACCTCAAACACCGGTCCAGAACCAGGGATCAGAGCAAGCCAATCCGCAGTCACAATCTAATAATCTGGCAAATCCGCCAGGTACTATGAGAATTACTATTTATCATGCAACCAAAGATGCACAGAACTTGGTTCCTGAAATTCAGGTTGTCCCTAACAGTGATCATCCTGCTAAAACGGCTATCGAACGTCTTATTGCCGGAACCAAGCAACCTGATCTCGTATCAGTTGTTCCTCCAGGTACTAAGCTCCGCGGGGTATCGATTAAAGAGCATGTTGCGTATGTTGACTTCAATGATAAATTGATTAAGAATAACGGGGGCGGCTCAGCAGGGGAAGTGCTATTGGTAGCCGCAATTGTTAATACATTGACCGAATTCCCTGAAGTTCAAAAGGTGCAGATATTAGTTGAGGGTAAAAAGATTGATACCATTTCTGGGCATCTTGATACGAGTGAACCGTTGAGTCGTTCGGAAAAAATTATTAAAAAGTGA
- the thiC1 gene encoding phosphomethylpyrimidine synthase 1: MATQMQLARQGKTTDAMQIVAKNEGIDVEVIRERVAEGTISICANINHTALQPRGVGLGLSTKVNANIGTSSAYPDIEPELAKLEVAIKAGADAVMDLSTGENIDVSRRAIIDKSTIIVGTVPIYQATVEAIKGRGSVIDMTGDDMLHAIETQAKDGADFMTIHCGVTQSVISRLQQQGRVADVVSRGGSFLTGWMLHNGKENPLYERYDEILDICARYDVTVSLGDGLRPGCLADATDRAQLQELLILGELVDRAWAKGVQVLVEGPGHVPFDQIEANIKLQKQICKGAPFYVLGPLVTDVAPGYDHITAAIGGTLAASAGADFLCYVTPAEHLGLPSIQDVHEGVIASRIAAHAADIVKGVKGAREWDLEMAKARKALDWEKQIKLSIDPEKAARYRHDRNPGGAEACSMCGNYCAMKIVGEYLGKPIEQC; this comes from the coding sequence ATGGCAACACAAATGCAGCTTGCGCGGCAAGGAAAAACTACAGATGCTATGCAAATCGTAGCAAAAAATGAAGGTATAGACGTTGAGGTGATTCGAGAACGAGTGGCAGAAGGTACAATATCCATCTGTGCGAATATCAATCATACAGCTCTGCAGCCACGGGGTGTAGGTTTAGGCCTTTCGACTAAAGTGAATGCCAACATTGGAACATCAAGTGCCTATCCTGATATTGAGCCGGAATTAGCTAAACTGGAAGTAGCGATTAAAGCTGGTGCTGATGCTGTAATGGATTTAAGCACAGGCGAGAATATTGATGTTTCCCGTCGGGCCATTATTGATAAATCAACGATTATCGTTGGAACTGTGCCTATTTATCAGGCAACGGTTGAAGCTATAAAAGGTCGCGGTTCAGTGATTGATATGACTGGTGACGATATGCTGCATGCGATTGAAACGCAAGCCAAAGATGGCGCAGACTTTATGACAATCCATTGCGGCGTAACCCAAAGTGTTATCTCCCGCCTGCAGCAACAAGGCCGAGTTGCTGATGTTGTGAGCCGTGGCGGTTCATTCCTGACTGGTTGGATGCTGCACAATGGCAAGGAAAATCCATTGTATGAGCGCTATGATGAAATCCTTGACATCTGTGCTCGTTATGATGTCACAGTAAGCTTGGGGGATGGCTTAAGACCGGGATGTTTGGCTGATGCTACTGACCGGGCTCAACTGCAGGAACTTCTAATTTTAGGTGAATTGGTTGACCGGGCTTGGGCAAAAGGTGTTCAAGTATTGGTTGAGGGCCCAGGACATGTTCCTTTTGATCAAATAGAGGCAAATATCAAATTACAGAAGCAGATCTGTAAAGGTGCTCCATTCTATGTACTTGGACCACTGGTCACTGATGTTGCTCCTGGATATGATCATATTACGGCAGCCATTGGCGGTACACTGGCAGCTTCTGCTGGAGCAGACTTTTTATGCTATGTAACCCCTGCTGAGCATCTCGGGCTGCCTTCGATTCAGGATGTCCATGAAGGAGTCATAGCATCCCGAATCGCTGCTCATGCTGCAGATATTGTTAAGGGTGTAAAAGGGGCACGTGAATGGGATCTGGAAATGGCTAAAGCTCGTAAAGCTCTGGATTGGGAAAAACAAATTAAATTATCGATCGATCCGGAAAAAGCTGCTCGCTATCGCCATGATCGTAATCCCGGCGGGGCAGAAGCTTGTTCGATGTGTGGTAATTACTGCGCAATGAAAATCGTCGGTGAATATTTAGGAAAACCAATCGAACAGTGCTAA
- the thiL gene encoding thiamine-monophosphate kinase — protein MELKQLGEFGLIDLLKENTIVDPASVVVGIGDDAAVLLPTPRQLQLLTTDMLVETVHFDLNTTSPWQLGYKAIAVNLSDIAAMGGSPKHVVISLGIPKELPVDFVLNLYEGMKEICRQFSVNIVGGDTVASPHGVVINVAVTGEVDPTHLQRRSGAKPGDLLVVTGVLGNSAAGLDLLAWGNWEEYEFAWPLVTSHLTPQPQVKAGQIIAGYATSMNDISDGLASEANEIALASQVGIRLFAQHIPVTTALQTAGDFLGKSALDYALFGGEDYQLLFTVEPEQYKILEIAELGQKLTVIGEIIEGPAHVELVQQNGKVQELAARGYNHFG, from the coding sequence ATGGAACTTAAACAGCTTGGCGAATTTGGCTTAATTGATTTACTAAAAGAGAATACGATTGTAGATCCGGCCAGTGTTGTCGTCGGTATTGGCGATGATGCTGCGGTTCTTCTACCAACTCCCCGACAGTTGCAGCTGTTAACAACAGACATGCTGGTAGAGACCGTTCATTTTGATTTAAATACAACAAGTCCCTGGCAGTTAGGCTATAAAGCCATAGCTGTTAATCTCAGCGATATTGCGGCCATGGGCGGCAGCCCTAAGCATGTTGTGATATCATTGGGTATCCCGAAAGAGTTACCAGTTGATTTTGTTCTTAATCTCTATGAGGGGATGAAAGAGATTTGTCGTCAATTTAGCGTCAATATTGTTGGCGGCGATACTGTGGCCAGCCCTCATGGTGTTGTCATAAATGTTGCAGTCACCGGTGAAGTTGACCCTACGCATTTGCAGCGCAGATCGGGGGCTAAACCAGGTGATTTATTAGTTGTTACAGGAGTATTGGGCAATTCAGCAGCCGGATTGGATTTGCTGGCATGGGGCAATTGGGAAGAATATGAATTTGCCTGGCCGTTAGTGACCAGTCATCTTACCCCGCAGCCGCAAGTCAAGGCTGGCCAAATTATTGCCGGATATGCGACAAGCATGAATGATATCAGTGATGGATTAGCTAGTGAAGCCAATGAAATCGCTCTTGCCAGTCAAGTTGGGATTCGGCTGTTTGCTCAGCATATCCCAGTAACAACAGCGTTGCAAACGGCTGGAGATTTTTTGGGTAAATCAGCTTTGGACTATGCGCTGTTCGGTGGTGAAGATTATCAGTTGTTGTTTACTGTTGAACCAGAGCAGTATAAAATACTGGAAATCGCCGAACTTGGACAGAAATTAACCGTAATTGGCGAAATCATAGAGGGGCCTGCTCATGTTGAACTTGTCCAACAAAATGGAAAAGTACAAGAGTTGGCGGCTAGAGGATATAATCATTTTGGCTAG
- a CDS encoding tRNA (adenosine(37)-N6)-threonylcarbamoyltransferase complex ATPase subunit type 1 TsaE, producing MLIFKTTAPEKTFEFGRQLAELITPGFVLCLQGDLGAGKTLFVQGLADGLNTTDAVTSPTFTILNVYQAALPIYHFDLYRLEQPEELYDVGFYEYTEADGIAILEWPDKFTEQLPSERLWIKITPGDLINERLIYVTAQGAKYQQVCEELKNIANSSFRYGHPCV from the coding sequence ATGTTGATTTTTAAGACGACTGCGCCGGAGAAAACCTTTGAATTTGGACGCCAGTTAGCAGAATTAATCACGCCCGGATTTGTCTTGTGTTTACAAGGGGATTTAGGAGCCGGGAAGACACTGTTTGTGCAGGGACTGGCTGATGGACTCAATACTACAGATGCAGTGACAAGCCCTACTTTTACAATCTTAAATGTTTATCAGGCTGCGCTGCCTATTTATCATTTCGATTTATATCGACTAGAGCAGCCGGAAGAGCTGTATGATGTTGGATTCTATGAGTATACAGAAGCCGATGGTATAGCCATCCTTGAATGGCCGGATAAGTTTACAGAGCAGCTGCCATCAGAGCGTCTGTGGATTAAAATAACGCCAGGTGACTTGATTAACGAAAGACTAATCTATGTAACTGCACAAGGTGCAAAATATCAGCAGGTGTGCGAGGAGTTGAAGAATATTGCCAATTCTAGCTTTAGATACGGCCACCCTTGTGTCTAG
- a CDS encoding tRNA (adenosine(37)-N6)-threonylcarbamoyltransferase complex dimerization subunit type 1 TsaB, with amino-acid sequence MPILALDTATLVSSVALIKPDTMLAELTIQTKLTHSELLMPHIAQLLSAARIQKSSLKGIAVSIGPGSFTGLRIGLASAKAMAYALNVPIIGVPTLTALAYNCPLPEVYLAPLLDAQKGNVYTALYSWQDGEIREDQPANVGNFDQVLEQLASLDKPVVVMGEAAVMYQDKIKQAGKKVMLAPPHLIMPRAASVGLLGYKMFNSGVKHEVMTLEPVYIRRSEAEELWERRHGVCG; translated from the coding sequence TTGCCAATTCTAGCTTTAGATACGGCCACCCTTGTGTCTAGTGTGGCCTTAATCAAGCCAGACACTATGCTGGCTGAATTAACAATTCAAACAAAATTAACGCATTCAGAGCTGTTGATGCCTCATATTGCGCAGCTTTTATCAGCAGCCCGAATACAAAAGAGTTCATTGAAAGGCATTGCGGTTAGTATTGGACCTGGTTCGTTTACCGGTCTAAGAATAGGTTTGGCTAGTGCAAAGGCAATGGCTTATGCATTAAATGTCCCAATTATTGGGGTTCCAACGTTAACTGCTCTAGCTTATAATTGTCCATTGCCGGAAGTCTATTTAGCTCCGTTGCTTGATGCGCAGAAAGGCAATGTATATACGGCTTTATATAGCTGGCAAGATGGAGAAATCAGAGAAGATCAGCCAGCGAATGTAGGGAATTTTGATCAAGTCCTCGAGCAGCTTGCCAGTTTAGATAAACCGGTTGTGGTTATGGGCGAAGCGGCTGTGATGTATCAAGATAAAATTAAGCAGGCTGGCAAAAAGGTCATGCTGGCACCGCCGCATCTCATTATGCCAAGAGCTGCTAGTGTAGGCTTGTTGGGGTATAAGATGTTTAACTCCGGAGTAAAGCATGAGGTCATGACGCTGGAGCCTGTCTATATACGTCGCTCTGAGGCCGAAGAACTCTGGGAGCGACGTCATGGAGTCTGTGGATGA
- a CDS encoding ribosomal-protein-alanine acetyltransferase, with translation MSTIRDMRAEDVSGVLEVEQECFTLPWSRKAFEAELDDNDLAHYLVMEDEGRIIGYAGVWIVLDEAHVTNIAISQSYRRRGLGERLLIELIRSAKQYGALSMTLEVRVTNSAAQKLYEKLGFVKRGIRRQYYSDTKEDALIMWLDFL, from the coding sequence ATGAGTACCATTCGAGATATGCGAGCAGAGGATGTTAGCGGCGTGCTCGAGGTTGAGCAGGAATGTTTTACTTTGCCATGGTCGCGTAAAGCTTTTGAGGCCGAACTTGATGATAATGATTTAGCCCATTATCTGGTTATGGAGGATGAAGGTCGTATTATTGGCTATGCCGGGGTTTGGATTGTTTTGGATGAAGCCCATGTGACCAATATTGCCATTAGTCAGAGCTACCGGCGCCGCGGACTTGGTGAAAGACTGTTGATAGAACTGATCCGCAGTGCAAAGCAATATGGTGCTCTGAGTATGACACTGGAAGTGCGAGTAACAAACAGTGCTGCTCAAAAATTATATGAAAAGTTAGGGTTTGTAAAGCGTGGTATCAGACGGCAATACTATAGTGATACTAAAGAAGATGCTTTGATTATGTGGCTCGATTTTTTATAA